A window of Hordeum vulgare subsp. vulgare chromosome 5H, MorexV3_pseudomolecules_assembly, whole genome shotgun sequence genomic DNA:
CGCCCAGAATTGTCCACGGACATAGACAACGATGCTGCCGTGGACGCCTGTCTCCTGTCCTCCACTCTGGATAAACTCAAGGAGCTTGAGTTCTACCGTCGGCGGTGGCACAACTGGCAGCCGGTGCCGGTGCCGGCATTAATCTTCCGCTTCTCGCCCACCCTCTGTGTTGCCAAATTCGGACATTTCACACTCGCGGAAGACGCACTTCAGGGGATTTACTTCCCCCAGCTTAAAAAGCTCGTTCTTCATTATGTCTACCTCTCGGAATTCTCACTCAACAGCATGATTGCCCGCAGCCCTTCTCTCGAGTTCTTGCTAATTATTCGGTGCACTGGAGCCCGTCGCCCTCGGATCAATTCGTTTACCCTTAGAACCATCGCAGTCGATAATCATTCGCCAGATCCATCCATAAAGGAACTCGTTATCGAGAGTGCCCCTCATCTTCAAACATTAATCCATCTTGATCACAACCATGATTTGCATATAGCCGCGCTTTCCGTGCCAAAGTTGGAGACCCTAGGTTGTACCAACTCCACGAGGCTCGTGTTTGGTTCCACAGATATTCGTCATCATCAGGTAGCTGATCTTCTTATTCATTTTTTTTACTGTTGTCAACCTTCTAATAACTTGCATTTCACTGCATATATACAGAAATTACGTATATTACTGTCTAATGTTTTGAATTTCAGGCTTTGATGAAGGGACCGTGCATTCGTGGCCTTGCAACAGCGGCGTGCAAAATCAAGTGTTTGGTTCTTGGTATGGCTACTCTTAATTTGCACATGGTTATCGAATTGATGACAAACTTTCCGTGCTTGGAGAAGTTGTACATTCAGGTGATGATAGTTTTACCGATAGTACAATTTCTTTGGCTTCTTTATTGATCTACTTGTTGTTGTGAAGTTCTTATATACATGGTTTGCCGATTTTTTTCAGTGCCAGAAATCATGGAAAAACAATTTGTGGCGTCGTAAATACCGGGGTCTCATTACCAGCACATGTTTTGACATGCATCTGAAAACAATAGTATTGGATTATTATCGGGGCAAAAAATCTGACATTGATTTTGTTACTTTTTTCGTGCTCAACGCTAGAGTGCTAGAAAGGATGAAACTTTTAATAAAGAGGAACGATGATAAGTTCGTGGCAATACACCGTCATAGGCTTCAACTAATGAACAGGGCTTCACATGGTGCTCATATTAACTTTCGACTCAAGGATTCGGATGTGTGTATCAGTAACATGTACAATTTTTGTATACAGGAAAATATTTTAAATTTGTAGCTGTTTACATGCAATTGTAAAACACTTGTTCTACTAGAAATACAGCCAGCGACATTAAAGTTACTAAGTATGTATGGCTCTATCGGATTGTTATTTATTCTGTCAATGTTGCCATTCTCATCCTTACTCTTAATATGTGCAATTCAGATTAGCTTTCGGAAAATCTTCATACGGATGTGTGTTGTATTGGTAACTCATGAGCTTTTCATATTAGCGCATAAAATAACTTATGATGGGTGTGTGATTGGGCAAAGCATATGCGGGCGAGTAGTATTTACAATGCTTTCTCAACCGAAGCATCACTTTCAACGATAGTTAGCTTTAACCCTCAAAAGGGGAAATCAAGCAGAATATACGTAAATCCACCATATAACAGTGTGTTTCTTGTGGTAAGACAATCAGAGCCAAAAAAAAGACACGAATACCTCATATGATGCTCTAGTTCTGTCTTTCAATGTACACTACAACACAATTGCAATACAAATTCCATGTTTATCAAACAGATTGACATAAATTAAATCTGAAATTTATTATGAGTTGTGTAGGCTAATACAACTGTTTGATGAAAATTTCAGTTTAacggaaaaagaaaactaaaattaTGTATGAACTGAAAAGGGGCAAAGACTATCATATACCCACAGTTTGTAAGCACATTCAAATACCGATCAATCTACATAAGAAATTTTGCTATATCAGAGTAACAAACATAGCTTTGGATGGGATCACTGACTTTTTATCAGGCCCGAACAATGAATAGGCACAAGGCAGAACTATTTTGCTATAACTGAAATTCTGTATTTCACGTACACGGCAAAAACAATCCGACACAATAATTTAAGGTA
This region includes:
- the LOC123398080 gene encoding uncharacterized protein LOC123398080 isoform X2, which translates into the protein MEAGRSSRSTATRKRKSAALEVERYPAPAPPAAPPDPGAAEHDGCGDGRDLHHIRNLSDLPDDLRPLWRSLPLNIDCDDVVHSNNGKLGDVLQRIISSHQGVCHRFCIRPELSTDIDNDAAVDACLLSSTLDKLKELEFYRRRWHNWQPVPVPALIFRFSPTLCVAKFGHFTLAEDALQGIYFPQLKKLVLHYVYLSEFSLNSMIARSPSLEFLLIIRCTGARRPRINSFTLRTIAVDNHSPDPSIKELVIESAPHLQTLIHLDHNHDLHIAALSVPKLETLGCTNSTRLVFGSTDIRHHQGPCIRGLATAACKIKCLVLGMATLNLHMVIELMTNFPCLEKLYIQCQKSWKNNLWRRKYRGLITSTCFDMHLKTIVLDYYRGKKSDIDFVTFFVLNARVLERMKLLIKRNDDKFVAIHRHRLQLMNRASHGAHINFRLKDSDVCISNMYNFCIQENILNL
- the LOC123398080 gene encoding uncharacterized protein LOC123398080 isoform X1: MEAGRSSRSTATRKRKSAALEVERYPAPAPPAAPPDPGAAEHDGCGDGRDLHHIRNLSDLPDDLRPLWRSLPLNIDCDDVVHSNNGKLGDVLQRIISSHQGVCHRFCIRPELSTDIDNDAAVDACLLSSTLDKLKELEFYRRRWHNWQPVPVPALIFRFSPTLCVAKFGHFTLAEDALQGIYFPQLKKLVLHYVYLSEFSLNSMIARSPSLEFLLIIRCTGARRPRINSFTLRTIAVDNHSPDPSIKELVIESAPHLQTLIHLDHNHDLHIAALSVPKLETLGCTNSTRLVFGSTDIRHHQALMKGPCIRGLATAACKIKCLVLGMATLNLHMVIELMTNFPCLEKLYIQCQKSWKNNLWRRKYRGLITSTCFDMHLKTIVLDYYRGKKSDIDFVTFFVLNARVLERMKLLIKRNDDKFVAIHRHRLQLMNRASHGAHINFRLKDSDVCISNMYNFCIQENILNL